One Glycine max cultivar Williams 82 chromosome 4, Glycine_max_v4.0, whole genome shotgun sequence DNA segment encodes these proteins:
- the LOC100793554 gene encoding boron transporter 1 isoform X1, whose amino-acid sequence MEETFVPLRGIKNDLKARIPCYRQDWTSGFQAGIRILAPTTYIFFASAIPVISFGEQLERNTDGSLTAVQTLASTALCGIIHSIIGGQPLLILGVAEPTVLMYTFMYNFAKDRQDLGHKLFLPWTGWVCVWTALLLFLLAVLGACSIINRFTRLAGELFGLLIAMLFMQQAIKGLVEEFGAPKNQREGTNQIALQSSWLFGNGMFALVLSFGLLFTGLQSRKARSWRYGSGWLRGFIADYGVPLMVLIWTAVSYIPVNEVPRGIPRRLFSPNPWSPGAYSNWTVVKEMLNVPPLYIVGAFIPATMIAVLYYFDHSVASQLAQQKEFNLRKPSSYHYDLLLLGFLTILCGLIGIPPSNGVIPQSPMHTKSLATLKHQLLRNKLVSTARKSMRRNVNLSQLYQNMKEAYDEIQTPLVPQMPTTLGLKELKESTIELASSQGYIDAPVDEVVFDVNKDVDDLLPVEVKEQRLSNLLQALMVAACVAAMPVLKKIPTSVLWGYFAFMAIESLPGNQFWERILYLFTAPSRRYILLEEYHATFVETVPFKTIAMFTVFQTVYLLLCFGITWIPIAGVLFPLLIMLLVPVRQYFLPKFFKGAHLQELDAAAYEEAPAIAFNMSFEGPSSQAPTINISGGEILDEVITRSRGEFRRTQSPKTTSSTPTSTGDIRPANSPQLARRIPSPRVTELRGESSLRPTGKEIKLMQTPSPRSPGLGKVTKDLP is encoded by the exons ATGGAAGAAACATTTGTTCCCTTACGTGGCATTAAGAACGACCTCAAAGCAAGAATTCCGTGCTATAGACAAGATTGGACTAGTGGATTCCAAGCTGGAATCAG GATCCTTGCCCCAACTACATACATATTTTTTGCTTCTGCAATTCCTGTTATTTCTTTTGGGGAGCAACTGGAGAGAAATACTG ATGGAAGTCTCACTGCTGTGCAGACTCTTGCATCAACCGCACTATGCGGTATTATCCACTCAATCATTGGAGGGCAGCCTCTCCTCATACTAGGTGTAGCTGAGCCAACAGTCCTGATGTATACATTCATGTATAACTTTGCTAAGGATCGCCAAGATTTGGGACACAAACTATTCCTACCTTGGACTGGATG GGTCTGTGTTTGGACTGCCCTGTTGCTGTTCTTGCTGGCCGTTCTTGGTGCATGCTCAATAATCAATAGATTCACACGCCTTGCTGGTGAATTATTTGGTCTGCTAATTGCAATGCTCTTTATGCAGCAGGCTATAAAG GGTCTTGTGGAAGAGTTTGGTGCACCCAAGAACCAGAGAGAAGGTACCAATCAGATTGCACTTCAATCATCTTGGCTATTTGGCAATGGAATGTTTGCTTTAGTTTTGTCATTTGGTCTTCTTTTTACTGGTCTTCAAAGCCGCAAGGCTAGATCCTGGCGTTATGGCTCAG GTTGGCTACGAGGATTCATAGCTGATTATGGAGTCCCACTAATGGTCCTCATATGGACTGCCGTGTCTTACATACCAGTCAATGAGGTTCCAAGGGGAATCCCTAGGCGACTTTTCAGTCCAAACCCATGGTCTCCTGGTGCATACTCAAATTGGACTGTTGTCAAG GAAATGTTGAATGTGCCCCCCTTATATATTGTTGGAGCATTTATACCAGCAACTATGATTGCTGTGCTTTACTACTTTGATCACAGTGTTGCATCACAACTTGCTCAGCAAAAGGAGTTCAATCTAAGAAAACCCTCATCTTATCATTATGACTTGCTGCTCTTAGGATTTTTG ACCATATTGTGTGGACTTATTGGAATCCCTCCTTCCAATGGTGTGATTCCACAATCTCCAATGCATACGAAGAGCTTGGCTACTCTAAAACATCAG CTTTTACGGAATAAGCTTGTATCTACTGCACGAAAAAGCATGCGGAGAAATGTTAATTTGAGCCAGTTATACCAAAATATGAAAGAAGCATATGATGAAATTCAGACTCCATTGGTTCCCCAAATGCCAACTACATTG GGGCTGAAAGAACTGAAGGAATCTACTATTGAACTGGCTTCAAGTCAAGGATATATTGATGCCCCTGTTGATGAGGTTGTCTTTGATGTGAATAAGGATGTGGATGACCTTTTGCCAGTTGAAGTTAAAGAACAGCGCCTCAGCAATCTACTGCAGGCATTGATGGTTGCGGCTTGTGTTGCTGCTATGCCCGTTTTGAAGAAGATACCAACTTCAGTGCTTTGGGGCTACTTTGCCTTCATGGCCATTGAAAGCTTGCCAGGAAATCAATTTTGGGAGAGAATATTGTATCTTTTCACTGCTCCAAGTCGAAGATACAT ACTGTTGGAGGAATACCATGCCACCTTTGTTGAGACCGTGCCCTTCAAAACAATTGCCATGTTTACTGTGTTCCAGACAGTGTACTTGCTTCTCTGCTTCGGCATAACCTGGATACCAATTGCTGGGGTTCTTTTCCCATTGTTAATCATGCTTCTTGTCCCTGTACGGCAATATTTTCTTCCAAAGTTTTTCAAAGGTGCCCATCTTCAAGAGCTGGATGCAGCAGCATACGAGGAAGCACCTGCTATTGCTTTCAACATGTCCTTTGAA GGTCCAAGTAGCCAGGCACCAACAATCAATATCAGCGGTGGGGAAATTCTTGATGAAGTTATTACGAGGAGTCGTGGTGAGTTTCGCCGCACTCAAAGCCCCAAAACAACAAGTTCAACTCCAACTTCAACAGGAGATATAAGACCAGCCAATAGCCCTCAGTTAGCAAGGAGGATTCCCAGCCCTCGAGTAACTGAATTGAGAGGGGAAAGCAGCCTCAGACCAACCGGGAAGGAGATCAAGTTAATGCAAACACCTAGTCCACGGTCACCAGGTCTTGGAAAAGTTACCAAAGATTTGCCTTGA
- the LOC100793554 gene encoding probable boron transporter 2 isoform X2 codes for MYTFMYNFAKDRQDLGHKLFLPWTGWVCVWTALLLFLLAVLGACSIINRFTRLAGELFGLLIAMLFMQQAIKGLVEEFGAPKNQREGTNQIALQSSWLFGNGMFALVLSFGLLFTGLQSRKARSWRYGSGWLRGFIADYGVPLMVLIWTAVSYIPVNEVPRGIPRRLFSPNPWSPGAYSNWTVVKEMLNVPPLYIVGAFIPATMIAVLYYFDHSVASQLAQQKEFNLRKPSSYHYDLLLLGFLTILCGLIGIPPSNGVIPQSPMHTKSLATLKHQLLRNKLVSTARKSMRRNVNLSQLYQNMKEAYDEIQTPLVPQMPTTLGLKELKESTIELASSQGYIDAPVDEVVFDVNKDVDDLLPVEVKEQRLSNLLQALMVAACVAAMPVLKKIPTSVLWGYFAFMAIESLPGNQFWERILYLFTAPSRRYILLEEYHATFVETVPFKTIAMFTVFQTVYLLLCFGITWIPIAGVLFPLLIMLLVPVRQYFLPKFFKGAHLQELDAAAYEEAPAIAFNMSFEGPSSQAPTINISGGEILDEVITRSRGEFRRTQSPKTTSSTPTSTGDIRPANSPQLARRIPSPRVTELRGESSLRPTGKEIKLMQTPSPRSPGLGKVTKDLP; via the exons ATGTATACATTCATGTATAACTTTGCTAAGGATCGCCAAGATTTGGGACACAAACTATTCCTACCTTGGACTGGATG GGTCTGTGTTTGGACTGCCCTGTTGCTGTTCTTGCTGGCCGTTCTTGGTGCATGCTCAATAATCAATAGATTCACACGCCTTGCTGGTGAATTATTTGGTCTGCTAATTGCAATGCTCTTTATGCAGCAGGCTATAAAG GGTCTTGTGGAAGAGTTTGGTGCACCCAAGAACCAGAGAGAAGGTACCAATCAGATTGCACTTCAATCATCTTGGCTATTTGGCAATGGAATGTTTGCTTTAGTTTTGTCATTTGGTCTTCTTTTTACTGGTCTTCAAAGCCGCAAGGCTAGATCCTGGCGTTATGGCTCAG GTTGGCTACGAGGATTCATAGCTGATTATGGAGTCCCACTAATGGTCCTCATATGGACTGCCGTGTCTTACATACCAGTCAATGAGGTTCCAAGGGGAATCCCTAGGCGACTTTTCAGTCCAAACCCATGGTCTCCTGGTGCATACTCAAATTGGACTGTTGTCAAG GAAATGTTGAATGTGCCCCCCTTATATATTGTTGGAGCATTTATACCAGCAACTATGATTGCTGTGCTTTACTACTTTGATCACAGTGTTGCATCACAACTTGCTCAGCAAAAGGAGTTCAATCTAAGAAAACCCTCATCTTATCATTATGACTTGCTGCTCTTAGGATTTTTG ACCATATTGTGTGGACTTATTGGAATCCCTCCTTCCAATGGTGTGATTCCACAATCTCCAATGCATACGAAGAGCTTGGCTACTCTAAAACATCAG CTTTTACGGAATAAGCTTGTATCTACTGCACGAAAAAGCATGCGGAGAAATGTTAATTTGAGCCAGTTATACCAAAATATGAAAGAAGCATATGATGAAATTCAGACTCCATTGGTTCCCCAAATGCCAACTACATTG GGGCTGAAAGAACTGAAGGAATCTACTATTGAACTGGCTTCAAGTCAAGGATATATTGATGCCCCTGTTGATGAGGTTGTCTTTGATGTGAATAAGGATGTGGATGACCTTTTGCCAGTTGAAGTTAAAGAACAGCGCCTCAGCAATCTACTGCAGGCATTGATGGTTGCGGCTTGTGTTGCTGCTATGCCCGTTTTGAAGAAGATACCAACTTCAGTGCTTTGGGGCTACTTTGCCTTCATGGCCATTGAAAGCTTGCCAGGAAATCAATTTTGGGAGAGAATATTGTATCTTTTCACTGCTCCAAGTCGAAGATACAT ACTGTTGGAGGAATACCATGCCACCTTTGTTGAGACCGTGCCCTTCAAAACAATTGCCATGTTTACTGTGTTCCAGACAGTGTACTTGCTTCTCTGCTTCGGCATAACCTGGATACCAATTGCTGGGGTTCTTTTCCCATTGTTAATCATGCTTCTTGTCCCTGTACGGCAATATTTTCTTCCAAAGTTTTTCAAAGGTGCCCATCTTCAAGAGCTGGATGCAGCAGCATACGAGGAAGCACCTGCTATTGCTTTCAACATGTCCTTTGAA GGTCCAAGTAGCCAGGCACCAACAATCAATATCAGCGGTGGGGAAATTCTTGATGAAGTTATTACGAGGAGTCGTGGTGAGTTTCGCCGCACTCAAAGCCCCAAAACAACAAGTTCAACTCCAACTTCAACAGGAGATATAAGACCAGCCAATAGCCCTCAGTTAGCAAGGAGGATTCCCAGCCCTCGAGTAACTGAATTGAGAGGGGAAAGCAGCCTCAGACCAACCGGGAAGGAGATCAAGTTAATGCAAACACCTAGTCCACGGTCACCAGGTCTTGGAAAAGTTACCAAAGATTTGCCTTGA